A genome region from Tolypothrix sp. PCC 7712 includes the following:
- a CDS encoding acyltransferase, which yields MKNQQYFAKIQRLEEIIVTTLLGEIPALLLGPKLRNFAYRSIFARLDSPVYIQNGVEFISTDCIEIGKNVFIFKGVRIDARGNNNRIYLGNKVAIERNVDIGSLDNTSIYIDDETFIGPNVCIAGPGDIRIGKHCMIASHSGIYANNHNFADPIEPIRNQGISRQGIVIEDNCWLGHGVTVLDGVTIGKGSVIGAGAVVSKDIPPFSVAVGIPAKVIKSRMGEGVEVRG from the coding sequence ATGAAAAATCAGCAATATTTTGCCAAAATTCAGCGCTTAGAGGAAATTATTGTCACAACCTTACTAGGAGAAATTCCTGCACTGCTACTAGGACCAAAGTTACGAAATTTTGCTTATCGCAGTATCTTTGCTCGCTTAGATAGTCCGGTTTATATTCAAAATGGTGTGGAATTTATTAGCACTGATTGCATTGAAATCGGCAAGAATGTATTTATCTTTAAAGGTGTGCGGATAGATGCTAGAGGCAACAACAATAGAATTTATTTAGGAAATAAAGTCGCAATTGAGCGCAATGTAGATATTGGTTCTTTGGATAATACTTCTATATATATTGATGATGAAACATTCATTGGCCCGAATGTGTGTATTGCTGGCCCTGGGGATATTAGAATTGGCAAACACTGCATGATTGCATCCCACTCGGGAATATATGCGAATAATCACAATTTTGCCGATCCAATTGAGCCAATCAGAAACCAAGGGATCAGCCGCCAGGGAATCGTCATTGAGGATAACTGTTGGTTAGGGCATGGAGTCACTGTATTAGATGGAGTCACTATCGGTAAAGGCAGCGTCATTGGTGCAGGCGCAGTTGTGAGCAAAGATATTCCTCCCTTTTCTGTAGCTGTAGGTATACCTGCAAAAGTGATTAAAAGCCGCATGGGTGAGGGGGTGGAGGTTAGGGGATGA